Proteins from a genomic interval of Gossypium hirsutum isolate 1008001.06 chromosome A09, Gossypium_hirsutum_v2.1, whole genome shotgun sequence:
- the LOC107889018 gene encoding protein CHUP1, chloroplastic — MVAGKVKLAMGLTKSPSNPNPKASSKSSLPSSSPSSATKNTSSQKAVTSRSSFGVYFPRSSAQVQPRPPDVAELLRLVEELRERESRLKTEVLELKLLKETAAIVPKLENEIVLKNEELERALKEVENLRKENGRLKIMVEEMRGKVEEEKEGKDRKVREMEEEMKKTAPFRGECVENLRKENEKLKMVVEEMRGKVEGEKEMKRTASFRGENDDNFSSSQRYQGLIEVSVKSNLIKNLKRNHSKCTDTKVESSEFKREELEVETDRPSHSEELLESNGRSRVPRVPKPPPRPSLSSSTSCTEKQIPPPPPPPAVKQVAPPPPPHSLLKAIAPPPPPPPQKGMKTVAAKVRRVPEVVEFYHSIMRRDSKRDAGGCNVPEALPATANARDMIGEIENRSAYLLAIKTDVETQGDFIRFLIKEVENVSFTDIEDVVPFVKWLDDELSYLVDERAVLKHFEWPEQKADALREAAFGYCDLKKLESEAASFRDDARQPCGSALKKMQALLEKLELGVYNLSRMRESATKRYKGFGIPTDWMLETGIVSQIKLASVKLAMKYMRRVSAELEAVGGGPEEEELIVRGVRFAFRVHQFAGGFDVETMRAFQELRDKARSCHVQCQNPHQKLICRSTPC, encoded by the exons ATGGTGGCTGGTAAGGTAAAATTAGCAATGGGTTTAACAAAATCACCttcaaacccaaacccaaaagcTTCCTCTAAATCGTCATTGCCGTCTTCATCTCCAAGTTCGGCTACTAAAAACACCAGTTCCCAAAAAGCTGTTACTTCACGTTCTTCATTTGGAGTTTATTTCCCACGCTCGTCGGCTCAGGTACAGCCTCGGCCACCGGATGTGGCGGAGCTCCTACGGTTGGTCGAAGAGTTGAGGGAACGTGAGTCTAGGTTGAAAACGGAGGTTTTGGAACTCAAGCTTTTGAAAGAAACGGCAGCCATTGTTCCGAAGCTTGAAAACGAGATCGTTTTGAAAAATGAGGAACTGGAACGAGCTTTGAAAGAGGTTGAGAATCTGAGGAAGGAAAATGGGAGGTTGAAAATCATGGTGGAGGAAATGAGAggcaaagttgaagaagaaaaggaaggaaAGGATAGGAAAGTGAGGGAAATGGAGGAAGAGATGaagaaaacggcgccgtttagagGCGAATGCGTTGAGAACTTGAGGAAGGAAAATGAGAAGTTGAAAATGGTGGTGGAGGAAATGAGAGGAAAAGTTGAAGGAGAGAAGGAGATGAAGAGAACGGCGTCGTTTAGAGGCGAAAACGACGACAATTTCTCTTCTTCGCAGCGGTATCAAGGGTTAATTGAAGTCAGTGTGAAATCAAATCTGATTAAGAATTTGAAGAGAAATCACAGTAAATGTACGGACACTAAAGTTGAGAGCTCGGAGTTTAAAAGAGAGGAACTCGAAGTCGAAACCGACAGACCGAGTCACTCGGAGGAACTCCTTGAGTCGAACGGCAGATCTCGTGTCCCTAGGGTTCCAAAGCCACCGCCGAGGCCTTCGTTATCTTCGTCAACTTCATGTACAGAGAAGCAAATCCCTCCTCCTCCTCCGCCGCCGGCAGTGAAGCAAGTTGCACCGCCTCCTCCACCACATTCGTTACTCAAAGCTATAGCTCCGCCACCACCTCCGCCGCCTCAGAAGGGGATGAAGACGGTTGCGGCGAAAGTGAGGAGAGTTCCGGAGGTTGTGGAGTTTTATCACTCGATTATGCGGAGGGATTCAAAGAGAGATGCCGGCGGGTGTAACGTGCCGGAAGCTTTACCGGCAACGGCGAATGCGAGGGATATGATTGGGGAGATCGAGAATCGGTCAGCTTATTTGCTAGCG ATAAAAACAGATGTAGAAACACAAGGAGATTTCATAAGGTTTTTGATAAAAGAAGTTGAGAATGTTTCGTTTACCGATATCGAAGATGTTGTCCCTTTTGTTAAATGGCTAGACGATGAGCTCTCCTACTTG GTCGACGAAAGAGCCGTGCTAAAACATTTCGAATGGCCGGAGCAGAAGGCTGATGCCTTACGCGAGGCAGCATTCGGCTACTGTGATCTCAAGAAACTAGAATCCGAGGCCGCATCATTTAGGGATGACGCTAGGCAACCTTGCGGTTCGGCTCTTAAGAAGATGCAGGCTCTGCTTGAAAA GCTCGAGCTCGGTGTTTACAACCTCTCTCGGATGAGAGAATCCGCAACCAAGAGATACAAAGGTTTCGGGATTCCTACGGATTGGATGCTCGAAACCGGAATTGTGAGCCAG ATCAAGCTAGCGTCAGTGAAACTAGCAATGAAGTACATGAGAAGAGTATCTGCTGAGCTCGAAGCTGTCGGGGGTGGACCCGAAGAAGAAGAGCTGATTGTTCGAGGTGTTAGATTCGCGTTCCGTGTACATCAG TTTGCCGGAGGATTCGACGTCGAAACGATGAGAGCCTTCCAGGAGTTGAGAGACAAAGCGAGATCGTGCCATGTACAATGCCAAAACCCACACCAGAAATTGATTTGCAGGTCAACACCATGTTAA
- the LOC107889019 gene encoding protein trichome birefringence-like 38 encodes MGFSFKTLLSLFPLVWVMLMQETSGSRHYYNVSNNIKGRKQAKNGCNLFQGKWVLDLSSYPFYNSSQCPFIDSEFDCLKYGRQDKQFLQYSWKPDSCNLPRFDGVNFLGKWKGKKIMFVGDSLSLNMWESLACMLQASVPNSKTTYVRRDPLSFVVFEDYGVTLYMYRTPYLVDIVRETVGAVLNLGSINGGNAWKGMDLLIFNTWHWWTHKGQSQAWDYIRDGSEVYEDMDRLVALNKGLTTWANWVDNNVDRNITKVFFQGISPTHYEGREWNQPNKNYNGELEPLSGPTYPAGAPPAAAVVNKVLGTMKNPVYLLDITTLSQLRKDAHPSTYGGLSGNDCSHWCLPGLPDTWNHLLYAALFM; translated from the exons ATGGGTTTCAGTTTCAAAACCCTGTTGAGTTTGTTCCCTTTAGTTTGGGTTATGTTAATGCAAGAAACAAGTGGAAGCCGACATTATTACAATGTGAGTAATAATATCAAAGGTAGAAAACAAGCCAAGAATGGATGTAATCTGTTTCAAGGAAAATGGGTTTTGGATCTTTCTTCATATCCTTTCTATAATTCTTCACAATGTCCCTTCATAGATTCTGAATTTGATTGTCTTAAATATGGTAGACAAGATAAACAGTTCCTTCAATATTCATGGAAACCTGACTCTTGCAACTTGCCAAG ATTTGATGGGGTGAATTTTCTGGGAAAATGGAAGGGAAAGAAGATAATGTTTGTGGGTGACTCACTGAGTTTGAACATGTGGGAATCACTGGCATGTATGCTTCAAGCATCGGTGCCTAATTCCAAGACCACATATGTGAGGAGAGACCCTTTGTCTTTCGTTGTCTTTGAG GATTATGGAGTGACTTTGTATATGTATAGAACACCATACTTAGTAGATATAGTTAGAGAAACCGTTGGTGCAGTGCTTAATCTAGGCTCCATCAATGGAGGCAATGCATGGAAAGGGATGGACCTCCTGATTTTCAACACGTGGCATTGGTGGACCCACAAAGGACAATCTCAAGC ATGGGATTATATTAGAGATGGGTCTGAAGTATACGAAGATATGGACCGTTTGGTGGCATTGAACAAAGGGCTTACAACTTGGGCTAATTGGGTAGACAACAATGTGGATCGTAACATCACCAAAGTCTTCTTCCAAGGCATTTCTCCCACCCATTACGA GGGCAGGGAATGGAACCAACCAAACAAGAACTATAACGGAGAACTGGAGCCACTTTCCGGTCCAACATACCCGGCGGGGGCTCCACCGGCGGCGGCTGTCGTGAACAAAGTTTTGGGGACGATGAAGAATCCGGTGTATTTGCTGGATATTACAACACTATCGCAACTGAGAAAAGATGCTCATCCTTCCACTTATGGCGGTCTTTCGGGCAATGATTGTAGCCATTGGTGTCTTCCTGGTTTGCCTGATACATGGAACCACCTTCTATATGCTGCTCTATTCATGTga